The genomic region CATCTTGCTGGCGAGAATGTACACGTAGTAGCAGCGCCCGCCCATCTGCCGTCTCTGGGATACTGGGTCGCCCGGTCAAGCCGGGCGACGACAGTGTGTTCTATATTCTACTCCCCCGCCTGGAGCTTCCTCGGGAACAACTCGGCAGCGCCGGTGGCCACGAGATGCGGGGCTTCGGGCGCATCGCTCTTGCTGAAATCGAGCTCTTCGATCCGCCCCGCGCGCTTCTCGATCTTGTCGGCGGAGATCAGGATCTGGCGGACGTCTTCGTTCGCGTCGGCAAAGTGCTTCTGCAATTTCAGCACGCGATCGCGCAGGCGGCCGAGGTCGTCGCCGAGCTTGATCACCTCGGTCTGGATCTGGTCGGCGGCATCGCGCATGCGCGCGTCCTTCATGATCTGCTGCATCACCTGGATTGCGAGCATCAAAAGCGACGGCGACACCAGCACGACGCGGGCGCGATACGCCTTCTGGATCACGTCGTCGAAACCGTCGTGGATCTCGGCGTAGACCGATTCCGACGGCACGAACATCAACGCCATTTCCTGGGTCTCGCCGGCGACGAGATATTTTTCGGCGATGTCGCTGACATGCTTCATCACGTCACCGCGCAGCCGCTGCGTGGCGATGCGCTTTTCCTCGTCGGTGCGCGCATCATGCAGCGCGGTCATCGCCTCCAGCGGAAATTTCGCGTCGATGCAGAGCGGACGCTGGTCGGGCAGGAACACGACGCAGTCCGGACGCTTGCCGGTCGAGAGCGTGAACTGGAACTCGTAGGCGCCCTTCGGCAGACCGTCCTGGACGATCGCTTCCATCCGCGCCTGACCGAAGGCGCCGCGCGACTGCTTGTTGGCGAGCACGTCGCGCAGGGTCGTCACCTGCGTGGTGAGGTCGGTGAGGTTCTTGTGCGCGCTGTCGATGATGCCGAGCCGCTCGTGCAGCGCGTGCAGGCTCTCCATGGTGTTGCGGGTCGAGTGCTCCATGGACTGGCCGACGCGGTGGGTCACCGAATCCAGCCGCTCGTTGACCGCGCGCGCCATGTCGGCCTGGCGGCCGGCCAGCGTCTGGGTCATGGCGTCGACTCGCCCCGAAGCCTCGCTCTGGGCGTGCAGCATCTGGCTGATGCGCTCCTCGAGCTCGTCGGCGCGGATGGCGTTGGCCATCGCGAGTTCCGCGCCGCGCCGCCCTGACCGCGCGATCACGACGGCAATCACGAGCAGCAGAATAAGGACCAGGGCGCCGAAGCCGATCAGCGCGTCCACGGTGCGCACCGGCCAGTCGCCAAGCATGAAAATGATCTCGTTCATGCCCCTGCTTCTAGCCGATTCGCTTCGAGACACGAACGAATAGCGAACATTTATGGTAAATGCTCTGTTAATTTTTATGGTTAACGAAACCTGAAGTTTTATGGTTAGCGGAGGGTTAACGGGGTTCCCGGCCGCATTGACCGCATCGAACGCGCGGCTTAAATCGCGGCCATGGCCCTCAGAGAAATCATCATCCTGCCCGACAAGCAGCTGCGTCTGGTCTCCAAGCCGATCGAGAAGGTCACGCCGGAGATCCGCAAGCTTGCCGACGACATGTTCGAGACCATGTACGACGCGCCCGGCATCGGGCTCGCGGCGATCCAGATCGCGCAGCCGTTGCGGCTGATCACCATGGACCTCGCCAAGCCCGACCAGGACGGCGAGACCAAGCCCGAGCCGCGCGTCTTCATCAATCCGGAAATCATCGCCTCTTCGGAGGACCTGTCGGTCTACGAGGAAGGCTGCCTGTCGATCCCCGAATATTACGAGGAGGTCGAGCGCCCTGCGAAGGTGCGGGTGCGCTACACCGATCTCGACGGCAAGGTGCACGAGGAGGACGCCGAAGGCCTCTACGCCACCTGCATCCAGCACGAGATCGACCATCTCAACGGCGTGCTGTTCGTCGACTATCTGTCAAAGCTCAAGCGCGACCGCGTGCTGAAGAAGTTCGAGAAAGCCG from Bradyrhizobium lupini harbors:
- a CDS encoding DNA recombination protein RmuC, with translation MNEIIFMLGDWPVRTVDALIGFGALVLILLLVIAVVIARSGRRGAELAMANAIRADELEERISQMLHAQSEASGRVDAMTQTLAGRQADMARAVNERLDSVTHRVGQSMEHSTRNTMESLHALHERLGIIDSAHKNLTDLTTQVTTLRDVLANKQSRGAFGQARMEAIVQDGLPKGAYEFQFTLSTGKRPDCVVFLPDQRPLCIDAKFPLEAMTALHDARTDEEKRIATQRLRGDVMKHVSDIAEKYLVAGETQEMALMFVPSESVYAEIHDGFDDVIQKAYRARVVLVSPSLLMLAIQVMQQIMKDARMRDAADQIQTEVIKLGDDLGRLRDRVLKLQKHFADANEDVRQILISADKIEKRAGRIEELDFSKSDAPEAPHLVATGAAELFPRKLQAGE
- the def gene encoding peptide deformylase, which gives rise to MALREIIILPDKQLRLVSKPIEKVTPEIRKLADDMFETMYDAPGIGLAAIQIAQPLRLITMDLAKPDQDGETKPEPRVFINPEIIASSEDLSVYEEGCLSIPEYYEEVERPAKVRVRYTDLDGKVHEEDAEGLYATCIQHEIDHLNGVLFVDYLSKLKRDRVLKKFEKAAKRAE